The sequence TAGCGAAGGGCAGGGCAAGCAATACGCAGTCGGCGCGCCCATGTTGCAGCGATTCGACGGCATCAGCGCTGGTTTCCTCGCGCAGAAACAGCTCCAGCGCCGGACGCTCTCGCCGCAAGCGCGGCAGCATTCGCGGCAGCATGAACGGCGCGATGGTGGGAATCACGCTCATCCGCAGTTGGCCCGATAGCGGCGTTCCGGCGGCCTGGACGATATCGGCCAGCTCCTCCGCCTCGCGCAGCAGGCGGTGCGCCTTGGCGACAACCTTTTCACCCAGCGGGGTGAAGCGCACCACGCGGCGGCTCCGCTCGACCAGCGTGACGCCCAGCAGCGTTTCCAGCTCGCGAATTCCGGCAGACAGCGTTGATTGCGATACGAAACTGGCATCCGCCGCGCGGCCGAAATGGCAATGCTCGTGCAGCGCCACCAGATATTGCAGCTGTTTGATGGTGGGGAGGTAGGTGCTCACCTGGGCCTCGCAAATCCGGCGAAGCTCACTCCGCGGCTTCCGGTTCCGGCTGGTCGCCATGCTCGATGCGCGTCATTTCCAGCCGCCCGTCCTTCACCGCGAACGCCATGCGCCCCTCGACCAGTTCCAGCGCATCCTTGCCGAACACATCGAAACGCCAGCCATTGAGGATCGGCAGATCGCGCAGACCCGCCGCGAGGCCTTCCAACTCGTCCGACCTGGTCAGCAGGCGCGAGGCGACATCGATTTCGCGGCTGCGGATCTTCAGCAGCAGCTTCAGCAGATCGGCCACCAGCGCGCCCTCCTTGCCCAGCGGGGCGCCGCGCTTCGCCTTGGCGGGCATTTCGTCCTTGGGCAGCGGTTCGGCATCGGCGACGATCTTCATCATGCGCTTTCCGATATCGTTTTCCTTCCAGGCGTTGGACAGGCCGCGCACCTTGGCCAGATCGGCCTGCTTCTTGGGCGGATGGGCGGCGATATCGGCCAGTGTTTCATCGCGCATGATCCGACCGCGCGGAATATCCTTGTGCTGTGCCTCACCCTCTCGCCATGCGGCGAGTGCCTTCAGGCGGCCGAGCACTTCCGGCTTGCGCCCTTGCGCGCGGATGCGTTTCCAGGCGACGGTGGGATCGTTGCGGTAATTTTCCGGATCGGCGAGCTTTTCCATTTCCGCATTGAGCCACTGGCCGCGCCCGGTCTTGATCAACTTTTTCAGCATACGCGGAAAAATCTTGGCCAGGTGGGTCACGTCGCCAATGGCATATTCGATCTGCCGATCGGTCAGCGGGCGGCGGCTCCAATCGGTAAAGCGTGCGCCCTTGTCCACGGTGATGCCCAACCAGCTTTCGACGAGGTTGGCATAACCGATCTGTTCGGACTGGCTGATGGCCATCATCGCGATCTGCGTATCGAAAATGGGATGCGGCGTTTTGCCGGTGAGGTTGTAGATAATCTCCACGTCCTGCCCGCCGGCATGGAAGATCTTGAGCACCTCCTCATTGTCGCACATCAGGTCGAGAAGCGGGGCGAGGTCGATCCCGTCCGCCATCGGATCGACGGCAGCCGCCTCTTCCTCATTCCCGATCTGCACCAGGCAAAGCTCTGGATAATAGGTGTTCTCGCGCATGAATTCGGTATCGACGCAGACGAAATCGACTTGCGCCAACCGCTCGCACAGTTCTCTGAGTGGCTCGGTTTCGGTAATCAGATCGTGGATTTTCACGGTGTTCTCTTTTCACGTTGCGGGCGGAGTACCGCCCTCGGGCAGCGGCCTTGCCAGCCCCCCGGCTTGACAAACCCGCACCCATGCCCTGTTAGCGCGCGCGTTTCCCCGCTAGAGGAACCGCCACTGCGCGCCCTTAGCGCTTTAACTCCGAAACCGGAAAGACTTCCAGATGCACGCCTATCGTACCCACAACTGCGCCGCCTTGCGTGAAGAAAATGTCGGCGAAACCGTCCGCCTGTCCGGCTGGGTGCATAAGAAGCGCGATCATGGCGGGGTGCTGTTCGTCGATCTGCGCGATCATTACGGCATGACGCAGATCGTGGCGGATGAAGACAGCCCGGCGCTGGCGACGCTGGACGGGCTCAAGCTGGAATCGGTGGTGACTATCGATGGCGAGGTGAAAGCGCGCTCTGCAGAGACGGTGAACGACAATCTGCCGACCGGCGCAATCGAGGTGTTTGCACGCTCCGTCGAAGTGCAGAGCCGTGCGGAAGAACTGCCGCTGCCCGTGGCGGGCGAGCAGGATTATCCGGAGGATATTCGCCTGAAATATCGCTTCGTCGATTTGCGGCGCGAAACGATGCACGCCAACATCATGCTGCGCAGCAAGGTTATCTCGTCCCTGCGCAGCCGGATGCAGGATCAGGGATTCACCGAGTTCCAAACGCCGATCCTCGGCGCGTCCAGCCCCGAAGGCGCACGCGACTACCTCGTGCCCAGCCGTTTGCACCCCGGCAGCTTCTACGCGCTGCCGCAGGCTCCGCAGATGTTCAAGCAGCTGCTCATGGTGGCCGGGTTCGATCGCTATTTCCAGATCGCGCCTTGTTTCCGCGACGAAGATCTGCGCGCCGATCGCAGCCCCGAGTTCTACCAGCTCGATTTCGAAATGAGCTTCGTAACGCAGGAAGACGTGTTCCAGGCGCTGGAGCCGGTGCTTGCTGGCGTGTTCGAGGAGTTCGCCAATGGCAAGACCGTCACCAAGTCAGGAGACTTCCCGCGCATCCCCTATGCCGAGGCGATGCTGAAATACGGCACCGACAAGCCCGATTTGCGCAACCCGCTGATGATTTCCGACATCACCGACCATTTCCAGCAATCCGGCTTCGGCCTGTTCGAGAAAATCGTTGGCGGCGGCGGTCGTGTCCGCGTGATCCCGGCTCCGAACACCAACGAGAAAAGCCGCAAGTTCTTCGACGAGATGAACGACTGGGCGCGCAAGGAAGGCTTTGCTGGCCTCGGCTACGTCACTCGCAAGGGCGGCGAATTCGGCGGCCCGATTGCCAAGAACCACGGGCCGGACAACATGGCCAAGATCTACGAGGAACTGGGGCTCGGCGATAATGACGGCCTGTTCTTCGCCGCTGGCAAGGAGAAAGACGCGGCCAAGCTGGCCGGGGCTGCGCGCACCCGCGTGGGGGAAACGCTCGGCCTGATCGAGCAGGATTGCTTCAAATTCTGCTGGATCGTCGATTTTCCGATGTTCGAATATGACGAACAGGCGAAAAAGGTCGATTTCAGCCACAACCCCTTCTCCATGCCGCAGGGCGAGATGGAGGCGCTGGAAACCAAGGATCCGCTCGATATTCTAGCGTGGCAGTACGATATCGTCTGCAATGGCTATGAGCTTTCGAGCGGCGCGATCCGGAACCACCGCCCGGATATCATGTACAAGGCATTCGAAATCGCGGGCTATGACAACGCTACCGTCGATGCCGAATTCGGTGGCATGATCGAGGCGTTCAAGCTGGGCGCACCGCCGCATGGCGGCTCCGCACCTGGCATCGACCGGATCGTCATGCTGCTGGCGGACGAGCCGAATATTCGCGAGGTGATCGCTTTCCCGCTAAACCAGCGGGCGCAGGACCTGATGATGGGCGCTCCCAGCGAAGTCAGCACGCAGCAATTGCGCGATGTTCATGTGCGCGTGGTGCAGGATCCCGCCAAAGGCGCGA comes from Alteripontixanthobacter sp. and encodes:
- a CDS encoding hydrogen peroxide-inducible genes activator, encoding MSTYLPTIKQLQYLVALHEHCHFGRAADASFVSQSTLSAGIRELETLLGVTLVERSRRVVRFTPLGEKVVAKAHRLLREAEELADIVQAAGTPLSGQLRMSVIPTIAPFMLPRMLPRLRRERPALELFLREETSADAVESLQHGRADCVLLALPFATGEVDMAHIAQDRLFVAFPKDDPRDPPATIAPESIDEGRLMLLEDGHCLKEHALAACNRPELRDQTSMIGTSLHTLVQMVDNGLGLTMLPEMALDAGILAGTDVVARPLEASEPSREIALIWRKNSPREGDFRLLAEELRAG
- the rnd gene encoding ribonuclease D translates to MKIHDLITETEPLRELCERLAQVDFVCVDTEFMRENTYYPELCLVQIGNEEEAAAVDPMADGIDLAPLLDLMCDNEEVLKIFHAGGQDVEIIYNLTGKTPHPIFDTQIAMMAISQSEQIGYANLVESWLGITVDKGARFTDWSRRPLTDRQIEYAIGDVTHLAKIFPRMLKKLIKTGRGQWLNAEMEKLADPENYRNDPTVAWKRIRAQGRKPEVLGRLKALAAWREGEAQHKDIPRGRIMRDETLADIAAHPPKKQADLAKVRGLSNAWKENDIGKRMMKIVADAEPLPKDEMPAKAKRGAPLGKEGALVADLLKLLLKIRSREIDVASRLLTRSDELEGLAAGLRDLPILNGWRFDVFGKDALELVEGRMAFAVKDGRLEMTRIEHGDQPEPEAAE
- the aspS gene encoding aspartate--tRNA ligase yields the protein MHAYRTHNCAALREENVGETVRLSGWVHKKRDHGGVLFVDLRDHYGMTQIVADEDSPALATLDGLKLESVVTIDGEVKARSAETVNDNLPTGAIEVFARSVEVQSRAEELPLPVAGEQDYPEDIRLKYRFVDLRRETMHANIMLRSKVISSLRSRMQDQGFTEFQTPILGASSPEGARDYLVPSRLHPGSFYALPQAPQMFKQLLMVAGFDRYFQIAPCFRDEDLRADRSPEFYQLDFEMSFVTQEDVFQALEPVLAGVFEEFANGKTVTKSGDFPRIPYAEAMLKYGTDKPDLRNPLMISDITDHFQQSGFGLFEKIVGGGGRVRVIPAPNTNEKSRKFFDEMNDWARKEGFAGLGYVTRKGGEFGGPIAKNHGPDNMAKIYEELGLGDNDGLFFAAGKEKDAAKLAGAARTRVGETLGLIEQDCFKFCWIVDFPMFEYDEQAKKVDFSHNPFSMPQGEMEALETKDPLDILAWQYDIVCNGYELSSGAIRNHRPDIMYKAFEIAGYDNATVDAEFGGMIEAFKLGAPPHGGSAPGIDRIVMLLADEPNIREVIAFPLNQRAQDLMMGAPSEVSTQQLRDVHVRVVQDPAKGASLNKEQFDPPKKADTA